The following nucleotide sequence is from Vitis vinifera cultivar Pinot Noir 40024 chromosome 14, ASM3070453v1.
CGCTAGTGGGATCAAAAGCATACCAATCATGAACTGTTCCAATCAAGCCTCGATCATATATGATCTTCAGTTTGGCAGATGCATTAACAGGAGCAACATTCATCACCCAAACATCTTTATCTTTAAGAGCAGCAGCAAATCCACCAAGGTTTGAGTTCATATCCATGACATTTCTGAAGGAGTCCTTCTCTACAACAGACTTCATCTGCTTCCAGTACTCAAACACTCTAAAATACCAAATGCTCTGCATTACATGAGTCATATAATGACAAGAAGTTTAGGATTTGTAACTAGAGACTGAAAATAAGAAGGCAGGAGAAacagaaaaaatataatagttcTATCATGCACTGCCTTTTCATAGTTCTAGAAACTTAGTGTCTTCTTGAAATTTCTGAAACTTACAGTGTCTTCTTGGAATTCCTCAGCACTGATACCAAATTCTTCAAGGCGAGAGGGTGCAGTGGTAAGCCTTTGTGGCCAAGGAACTAATCCACTCCCTTTTTGTCTGTGCACCTCTGTTTTCTCAAAtagatagaaagaaaaaaaagtgaaaatcacaaaccaaaaattatttaaaccaCCAAAGGTAAAATGTTAAGAACAAAATCACTGGGAAAATTACTGCAGTTACAACCTCAGTCAATCAAAATGACAAGAATCAGGAAGTTCCATTTGAAGTTAGCCAGTAAAAATTGAGAATCCATGACCCAACCAAATGCATATGCAGGAATGTTTATCAATCTATGTGTATCCTATTCAAACTGAAATGTGCTCAAGAACTTCAGAATACAATTGATTACACTGTTTATAAAAGTTGACACCTAATTAGTTTCCAGGTTAAACAGGCCATTAGCAGTCCCATTTTGCACAGAAGTCTAAGACGTGTGGGTAACTTTATGGAGGAGGATAAGAGGCAGGAGATCATAACCATCTGAAAAGGCATAACATGAATGGTCTATCTGACCGTGGCAAGCCCCTTATGAAGTGCATTCCATGCATTCAACAGGATTTTCCAAACAACCACCCATGTAtataattagtaaaaatattcaCCTTTCTTTtgaatatcttttaaaattatacagAGAAGATGGTCATAAAATCACTCTTTTCATCCTCACTTCATACCAAAAGAAGATGGATAGAAGGATTTCTAGAAACTAACCCCCAATTCAATTTTTGTGGTCAACATGCTTCCTTGCTCAACAAAACTTGCAATTTTAGTCAAAGGTTCAATTACAGGGAAATGcttgtccaaaaaaatatagattagCAAGCTAACACTTTATTTGCTTAACAACAGTCAGCAGACTAGcctatcaaaaacaaaataaaaacaacagtCAGCAGAATTGTATTTGGCTTTGCCATCTCCAACCAATTTGTACCAGGCTTCAGTTTTGGGGACTTGGACCATAAACTAACTTTTATCATCGAGCACACAAGAATGGAGGAGTTATATATTGGAAGCATACAATATCAACAAAAGCAACCAACAGAAGGGGAGGGAAAATCAGTGCCAGAGAATTATGGTaccaaaatatttgaaaggcacaatatgagaaaagaaaaaataaaataaaataaaatctaccAACTACCATAAAATCAGTGAAACATCATTATAAACTATCACAAATATGAGTGATCCTTACTTCCTGAGTATGGTGTGATGCATGCCTTCATGAACACATTCCAAGAGGCGTCAGGATCATCATCGGAACTGCACAGAGGGGGGAGAGTCCCAGGGTCTCTCTTTGCAAAACAGCTGTTACTTGTCGGCTTCGCCCATATAACAGTCTGGTCTTTCTTTGAAACAACTCTCCAGCACATCCTTTTCAGCAGATCAGATGTAGCATTCCAAATCCTTCGATTTACCGCATCCCGTGCATAGGCTTCAGGAGAAGAGTACACAAAATACCCACCTGGTCTTAGTAATCTATCCAGTTCTAACAAGAGAATCCCATCTCTTTGAAGCCAATCAATTCTACATCGTGAACAATGAGCCATTTCAAATGATCTGCTTGGATAAGGAAGTCTCTTTGTCCCCAAGACACCAAGAGTAGATGGGATCCCCCTCTCCAGTGCAAACTGTATTTGATTCTCATGAACATCATTGGGCGCAAGAGACATAGCCATAATGTTATGGGGGAGAAGATAGGCCCCAAAACTTGCAACCCCACAACCCACATCAAGAACATTCCTGATGTTTCCCCCATTGTTGAGTTTATCATCAGGAAACTTAAGCATCTACATCAATATGACATTGAACAGTAAGgatatgatgaaaaaaataggAGAATAAAACCAAGTCAAATATAGGGTTAAATTATTGCATACCCTCGCAAGAGCAATGATGTACTTATCAGCTCCATTATGGAAATGGGTTCCACCACcaggaaaatttattttatctccATTCACAACCATCCAATTCTGATCCGATTTCTCTGATGCAAGATGTGTGTGTGGTATATTCACCTTCCACACTTCATCCCTGCTTGCCGGCCATCTAATAGGTATCTGGTATCCTAATAACAGCCTAATCAGAATAAAAACCAACTGAAGCCAAATCAAATGAACACTGGCATAAGAAAAAACTGTCACCAACCTTGTAACCAATTGGGGGTGGAATCAGGCAATTGTAGCGCCGCTCTGGAGGTGGACAATGCCGCTCATAGTGCTCCATTAATGCCAAATTGGGCTTCAATTTCAGTTGGTATATGAGATTTCTATCCAAGCAAGGTATCAACTCCGAAAACCTCATATCACAAACCTGTTGGAGACAGTGAAAACAACAATTTTTGCCTAATCAAAACTccagaattaaaaattaaaaaaaaaaaaaaaaaatcaattaattgcaCAGAAAATGTATGCTTTTTAccaaaacataaaacaaaataactatcAACTAGCAAACAATATAAATCACTAAATATCGGTCTGCCTTTGTCTCAACTGATAACACAAAATGTTAACAAAAAAGTTGAAGTAAGTACAATTTGTTGTTACATACGTATATAATTTTAGCAGAATAGGCATTTCAACATAATCAACAAAATGCTCAACAGATACAAATTGTTACATATCCGCATGTTCTTTTCCAAACCAAAAATACTACAACGCCCATAACGATTTTGCCAGATcaaaaatacaatataattaataaaaatttgaataactACCAGTTGTTCAATAAAAGTGTGCCTTCACCAAATCAAAAACACGAAGTAGATTGTAAAATATTTCCCTGTTTCTTGAATCTCAATAAAGGCCgcaaaaaattcctttttttttaatacaggCATACCGAAAATTAAAAGCAATTAACACGGTTTGCcgaatcaaaaaaaaaaaatcaattaacgAAAATGCAAAGCAATGCATACAGGTATGCTTTTGGGAACTTCCGGGTTGTGCTCTTGATCTTCGAACAAGTCATCGAAATCACCGTCTTCACGTACATATCCGCCGAGCACGGGATCGACGCCGTCGGCGGTGGCATCGTCATCAGCTCTCCGGGAACCCGGAGCGAGCAAAGATCCGCAGTACAGACAAATCAAGCCCAGAAAAACAACGAGTCCGACCAGAACGTACTTCACTAGCTTAGTAACATGAGCAGGCTCG
It contains:
- the LOC100252501 gene encoding probable methyltransferase PMT9, which encodes MKHKSEPAHVTKLVKYVLVGLVVFLGLICLYCGSLLAPGSRRADDDATADGVDPVLGGYVREDGDFDDLFEDQEHNPEVPKSIPVCDMRFSELIPCLDRNLIYQLKLKPNLALMEHYERHCPPPERRYNCLIPPPIGYKIPIRWPASRDEVWKVNIPHTHLASEKSDQNWMVVNGDKINFPGGGTHFHNGADKYIIALARMLKFPDDKLNNGGNIRNVLDVGCGVASFGAYLLPHNIMAMSLAPNDVHENQIQFALERGIPSTLGVLGTKRLPYPSRSFEMAHCSRCRIDWLQRDGILLLELDRLLRPGGYFVYSSPEAYARDAVNRRIWNATSDLLKRMCWRVVSKKDQTVIWAKPTSNSCFAKRDPGTLPPLCSSDDDPDASWNVFMKACITPYSGKVHRQKGSGLVPWPQRLTTAPSRLEEFGISAEEFQEDTSIWYFRVFEYWKQMKSVVEKDSFRNVMDMNSNLGGFAAALKDKDVWVMNVAPVNASAKLKIIYDRGLIGTVHDWCESFSTYPRTYDLLHAWQVFSEIEEHGCSSEDLLIEMDRILRPDGFVIIRDRPSIINYIQKFLIALRWDGWSIEVEPRIDVLSASDERVLIARKKWEEVSTI